One Cellulosimicrobium protaetiae genomic region harbors:
- a CDS encoding LacI family DNA-binding transcriptional regulator, with protein MAQRAGVSLASTSRALHGTGASPAMVERVRAAATELGYSPDAIGRSLRLKKTFQVAFAVADIGNPVYVEMMTAIHEVLAPHGYRVVVMTTGDTTRSTVELVRSLSSGFVDAMILSPLRTDDELVEEIRQAPVPVVVIGRTLADRGIDSVSTDSAGGIGEAVRHLLDLGRRRVAFLNGPLDTTPGEARQRGFDAATRADGFTGERIDVAPAADFTVAAGLAATRALLDVPDGGPRPDAIVAANDLLAIGAIRAVRERGLSVPEDVAVTGMDDTEIGRVFQPSLTSVSLGSTERGRIAAQLVVDLVDGDAQAGRHEAVGPRLVVRESTAATTEAGAPAGASGAVGHDATATTGDDQR; from the coding sequence GTGGCACAGCGGGCCGGGGTCTCCCTGGCCTCGACCTCCCGCGCCCTGCACGGGACGGGCGCGAGCCCTGCGATGGTCGAGCGCGTGCGCGCCGCGGCCACCGAGCTCGGCTACAGCCCCGACGCGATCGGGCGCTCGCTGCGGCTCAAGAAGACGTTCCAGGTCGCGTTCGCCGTCGCCGACATCGGCAACCCCGTCTACGTCGAGATGATGACCGCGATCCACGAGGTCCTCGCGCCGCACGGGTACCGCGTCGTCGTCATGACGACGGGGGACACCACGAGGTCGACCGTCGAGCTCGTGCGCAGCCTGTCGAGCGGGTTCGTCGACGCGATGATCCTCAGCCCGCTGCGCACCGACGACGAGCTCGTCGAGGAGATCCGGCAGGCGCCCGTGCCCGTCGTCGTCATCGGCCGCACCCTCGCGGACCGCGGCATCGACTCCGTGTCCACCGACTCGGCGGGCGGGATCGGCGAGGCCGTCCGCCACCTGCTCGACCTCGGACGCCGCCGCGTCGCGTTCCTCAACGGTCCCCTCGACACCACGCCCGGCGAGGCGCGGCAGCGCGGCTTCGACGCCGCGACGCGCGCGGACGGGTTCACGGGGGAGCGCATCGACGTCGCCCCCGCGGCCGACTTCACCGTCGCGGCGGGCCTCGCCGCCACGCGCGCGCTCCTCGACGTGCCCGACGGCGGCCCCCGCCCGGACGCGATCGTCGCGGCCAACGACCTGCTCGCCATCGGCGCGATCCGTGCCGTGCGCGAGCGCGGGCTGTCCGTCCCCGAGGACGTCGCCGTGACCGGCATGGACGACACCGAGATCGGCCGCGTGTTCCAGCCCAGCCTCACGAGCGTCTCGCTCGGCTCCACCGAGCGCGGGCGGATCGCCGCTCAGCTCGTCGTCGACCTCGTGGACGGCGACGCGCAGGCCGGTCGGCACGAGGCCGTGGGGCCGCGCCTCGTCGTGCGCGAGTCGACCGCGGCGACGACCGAGGCCGGCGCGCCGGCTGGGGCGAGCGGCGCCGTCGGGCACGACGCCACGGCCACGACGGGGGACGACCAGCGATGA
- a CDS encoding DUF305 domain-containing protein encodes MVQVVGARVLTCGAVLLGVVLGVSACTPDPAPTPTPSSAVVQPGRPGEGATTVAPEDYTAAPEEDSWNEADAAFVTGMIEHHLQALEIAALAPDRAGSDAVRSFAERVTAAQGPEVHGLAAWLQARDLAVPEGAQGAGGTGPRTPEGAGSEHGAHGDGVAGMLSDEQLAALESANGAEFDRLFLEGMIQHHEGALAMTDVVLVEGQDLFANEIAAETASGQGGEIERMRDLLADL; translated from the coding sequence GTGGTCCAGGTCGTCGGTGCACGGGTCCTGACCTGCGGCGCCGTGCTGCTCGGCGTCGTGCTCGGCGTGTCCGCCTGCACGCCTGACCCCGCGCCGACCCCCACACCGTCGAGCGCCGTCGTCCAGCCCGGCAGGCCGGGGGAGGGCGCGACGACGGTCGCCCCCGAGGACTACACGGCCGCGCCCGAGGAGGACTCCTGGAACGAGGCCGACGCCGCGTTCGTGACCGGGATGATCGAGCACCACCTCCAGGCGCTGGAGATCGCGGCGCTCGCACCGGACCGCGCGGGGTCCGACGCCGTCCGGTCGTTCGCGGAGCGGGTCACCGCCGCGCAGGGTCCGGAGGTCCACGGGCTCGCGGCCTGGCTCCAGGCGCGCGACCTCGCCGTCCCCGAGGGGGCGCAGGGCGCGGGCGGGACGGGACCGCGCACCCCGGAGGGTGCGGGGTCGGAGCACGGTGCGCACGGCGACGGGGTCGCCGGGATGCTCTCGGACGAGCAGCTCGCCGCGCTCGAGTCCGCGAACGGCGCGGAGTTCGACCGCCTCTTCCTCGAGGGGATGATCCAGCACCACGAGGGTGCGCTCGCCATGACGGACGTCGTGCTCGTGGAGGGTCAGGACCTGTTCGCGAACGAGATCGCGGCCGAGACCGCGTCCGGCCAGGGCGGCGAGATCGAGCGCATGCGCGACCTCCTCGCGGACCTCTGA
- a CDS encoding threonine aldolase family protein, with protein MTSFASDNYSPAHPDVLAALATASAGHEVSYGEDPWTARLQDVVRARFGPDATAYPVLTGTGANVVALMAMLPRWGAVVATEHAHLNTDENGAPERVGGVKVLAVPAPDAKLTPAAVERFAGDLGDPHRAQPLVVSLTQSTELGTLYTPAEIRALADAAHARGMRVHLDGSRLANAAAALDVPLRALTTDAGVDVLSFGGTKNGLALGEAVVVLDPSAVDGVEFVRKATMQLASKMRYVSAQLLALFEPVGDAVAEVDEIADEDELWLRNARHANAMAARLRAGLADVVVPAALGPDDAVPAPTSGLAFTQPTLVNAVFATLPRAAVERLRERHRFYDWGPGESPDRVEVR; from the coding sequence GTGACCTCGTTCGCCTCGGACAACTACTCCCCCGCCCACCCGGACGTCCTCGCCGCGCTCGCCACCGCGAGCGCGGGGCACGAGGTCTCGTACGGCGAGGACCCGTGGACCGCTCGCCTGCAGGACGTCGTGCGGGCGCGCTTCGGCCCGGACGCCACGGCGTACCCGGTGCTCACGGGGACGGGGGCGAACGTCGTCGCGCTCATGGCGATGCTGCCGAGGTGGGGCGCGGTCGTCGCGACCGAGCACGCGCACCTCAACACGGACGAGAACGGGGCGCCCGAGCGTGTCGGCGGGGTCAAGGTGCTCGCCGTCCCGGCGCCGGACGCGAAGCTCACGCCCGCCGCGGTAGAGCGGTTCGCGGGCGACCTCGGCGACCCGCACCGCGCGCAGCCGCTCGTCGTGTCGCTCACGCAGTCCACCGAGCTCGGCACGCTGTACACGCCGGCCGAGATCCGCGCGCTGGCCGACGCCGCGCACGCCCGCGGCATGCGCGTGCACCTCGACGGGTCGCGCCTCGCGAACGCCGCCGCGGCGCTCGACGTCCCGCTGCGCGCGCTGACCACGGACGCCGGCGTGGACGTGCTGTCGTTCGGCGGCACCAAGAACGGGCTCGCGCTCGGGGAGGCGGTCGTCGTGCTCGACCCGTCGGCCGTCGACGGCGTCGAGTTCGTGCGCAAGGCGACGATGCAGCTCGCGTCGAAGATGCGCTACGTGTCCGCGCAGCTCCTCGCGCTGTTCGAGCCGGTGGGCGACGCCGTCGCCGAGGTCGACGAGATCGCGGACGAGGACGAGCTGTGGCTGCGCAACGCGCGGCACGCGAACGCGATGGCGGCGCGCCTGCGCGCCGGGCTCGCGGACGTCGTCGTCCCCGCCGCGCTCGGCCCCGACGACGCCGTCCCCGCGCCGACGTCGGGCCTCGCCTTCACGCAGCCCACGCTCGTCAACGCGGTCTTCGCGACGCTCCCCCGCGCCGCCGTCGAGCGCCTGCGCGAGCGGCACCGCTTCTACGACTGGGGTCCGGGCGAGTCGCCCGACCGGGTCGAGGTCCGGTAG
- a CDS encoding glycoside hydrolase family 19 protein — protein MHTRAPASHSPAAPATAARRASRPVALLLAATLALLGALSWTVAGPAQRADAAACAPAWSAGSVYVGGAVVSHGGQNWKAGWWTQGETPGSTGQWGVWRTEGACGGGTGPVDPDPSGFVVSQAQFNQMFPNRNAFYTYQGLVDALSAYPAFATTGGDQVAKREAAAFLANINHETGGLVYVKEINTANYPHYCDATQPYGCPAGQSAYYGKGPIQLSWNYNYKAAGDALGIDLLNNPYLVEQNSAIAWKTALWYWNTQSGPGTMTGHQAIVNGAGFGETIRSINGSLECNGGNPAQVQSRINAFQRFTQILGTTTGANLSC, from the coding sequence ATGCACACCCGAGCCCCGGCGTCGCACTCCCCTGCCGCGCCCGCCACGGCGGCACGCCGCGCGTCCCGTCCGGTCGCCCTGCTCCTCGCCGCCACCCTCGCCCTCCTCGGCGCCCTCTCGTGGACCGTCGCCGGGCCCGCGCAGCGCGCGGACGCCGCGGCCTGCGCCCCCGCGTGGAGCGCGGGCTCCGTGTACGTGGGAGGCGCCGTCGTCTCGCACGGCGGTCAGAACTGGAAGGCCGGCTGGTGGACCCAGGGCGAGACGCCCGGCAGCACCGGCCAGTGGGGCGTCTGGCGCACGGAAGGCGCCTGCGGCGGCGGGACCGGTCCGGTCGACCCCGACCCGAGCGGCTTCGTCGTGTCGCAGGCGCAGTTCAACCAGATGTTCCCGAACCGGAACGCGTTCTACACCTACCAGGGCCTCGTCGACGCGCTCTCCGCGTACCCCGCGTTCGCGACGACGGGCGGCGACCAGGTCGCCAAGCGCGAGGCGGCGGCGTTCCTCGCGAACATCAACCACGAGACGGGCGGCCTGGTCTACGTGAAGGAGATCAACACCGCGAACTACCCGCACTACTGCGACGCCACGCAGCCGTACGGCTGCCCCGCCGGCCAGAGCGCCTACTACGGCAAGGGCCCGATCCAGCTGAGCTGGAACTACAACTACAAGGCCGCCGGCGACGCCCTCGGCATCGACCTGCTCAACAACCCGTACCTCGTGGAGCAGAACTCGGCGATCGCGTGGAAGACCGCGCTCTGGTACTGGAACACCCAGTCCGGACCGGGCACGATGACGGGCCACCAGGCGATCGTGAACGGCGCCGGCTTCGGTGAGACGATCCGCTCCATCAACGGGTCGCTGGAGTGCAACGGCGGCAACCCGGCGCAGGTCCAGTCGCGGATCAACGCCTTCCAGCGGTTCACCCAGATCCTCGGCACGACGACGGGCGCGAACCTCTCCTGCTGA
- a CDS encoding carbohydrate-binding protein produces MHRTTNKTRRQGSRVLLASSLAATLAVSSLAVVSSASAEPSDGSPEAVAALIEESSTAGLPAQRLAPLAQATDVLAPGEVASSPNLTLVANIPKNGAFTPEGQYSSDLAFQGRYAFAGNYGGFTVYDVANPTAPQQVAQVICPGSQNDISVYGDLLVLSTDSSRSNDSCNNVAQSATVKDSWEGLKVFDVSDPTSPQYVSSVETLCGSHTHSLAPSQDGEDLFVYVSSYGPNDAFPDCQTPHDLISVVQIPLDDPASAALVGEPVLFPQGGNPAGNYSRETSGCHDITTYPSKDLAAGACMGDGVLMDISDRAHPVVTEVVRDTENFAFWHSATFNNAGTKVVFTDELGGGSGPTCNAATGPEKGADAIYDIVDGELVFKSYYKIDREQAATENCVAHNGSLIPVPGRDIMVQAWYQGGISVWDFTDSANPVEIAWFDRGPLSTDRLILGGSWSAYWYNGAIISNDIQMGLDVLLLDDPHTNAAKSIVTDEFNPQAQPTYEEPSAWSKSTAYQGGATVTYGGSVWRAQWWTKGQKPGDPWGPWEEIAGVDANGVGAWKPSRVYVKGDTVTHEGTTYTAKWWTRNQEPGDRWGPWAAQS; encoded by the coding sequence GTGCATCGAACGACGAACAAGACGCGCCGGCAAGGAAGCCGGGTCCTGCTCGCCTCGTCCCTCGCGGCCACGCTCGCCGTGTCCTCGCTCGCGGTCGTCTCGTCGGCGTCCGCCGAACCGTCCGACGGCTCCCCCGAGGCGGTGGCCGCCCTGATCGAGGAGTCCTCGACCGCCGGCCTTCCCGCCCAGCGCCTCGCCCCCCTCGCCCAGGCCACCGACGTCCTGGCTCCCGGAGAGGTGGCGAGCAGCCCCAACCTGACCCTCGTCGCGAACATCCCGAAGAACGGTGCGTTCACCCCCGAGGGCCAGTACAGCAGCGACCTCGCGTTCCAGGGCCGCTACGCGTTCGCCGGCAACTACGGCGGGTTCACGGTCTACGACGTCGCGAACCCCACCGCCCCGCAGCAGGTCGCCCAGGTGATCTGCCCGGGCTCCCAGAACGACATCTCGGTCTACGGGGACCTGCTCGTCCTGAGCACCGACTCCTCGCGCAGCAACGACTCGTGCAACAACGTCGCCCAGAGCGCCACGGTCAAGGACTCGTGGGAAGGCCTCAAGGTCTTCGACGTCTCCGACCCGACGTCGCCGCAGTACGTGTCGTCGGTCGAGACGCTGTGCGGCTCCCACACGCACTCCCTGGCACCGAGCCAGGACGGGGAGGACCTGTTCGTCTACGTCTCGTCGTACGGGCCGAACGACGCGTTCCCCGACTGCCAGACGCCGCACGACCTCATCTCGGTCGTGCAGATCCCGCTCGACGACCCCGCGTCCGCCGCGCTCGTCGGGGAGCCGGTCCTGTTCCCCCAGGGCGGCAACCCGGCCGGCAACTACTCCCGGGAGACCTCGGGCTGCCACGACATCACGACGTACCCGTCGAAGGACCTCGCGGCAGGCGCGTGCATGGGCGACGGCGTCCTCATGGACATCTCCGACCGCGCGCACCCGGTGGTCACGGAGGTCGTCCGCGACACGGAGAACTTCGCGTTCTGGCACTCCGCGACGTTCAACAACGCCGGCACGAAGGTCGTCTTCACCGACGAGCTCGGCGGGGGGAGCGGCCCGACGTGCAACGCGGCGACCGGTCCCGAGAAGGGCGCGGACGCGATCTACGACATCGTGGACGGTGAGCTCGTCTTCAAGAGCTACTACAAGATCGACCGGGAGCAGGCCGCGACGGAGAACTGCGTCGCGCACAACGGGTCGCTCATCCCCGTCCCGGGCCGCGACATCATGGTCCAGGCCTGGTACCAGGGCGGCATCTCCGTGTGGGACTTCACGGACTCGGCGAACCCGGTCGAGATCGCGTGGTTCGACCGCGGACCGCTCTCCACCGACCGGCTGATCCTCGGCGGCTCGTGGTCGGCGTACTGGTACAACGGCGCGATCATCTCGAACGACATCCAGATGGGCCTCGACGTCCTGCTGCTCGACGACCCGCACACCAACGCGGCGAAGTCGATCGTCACGGACGAGTTCAACCCGCAGGCCCAGCCGACGTACGAGGAGCCGTCGGCCTGGTCGAAGAGCACGGCCTACCAGGGCGGGGCGACCGTCACGTACGGCGGCTCGGTCTGGCGCGCGCAGTGGTGGACGAAGGGCCAGAAACCGGGCGACCCGTGGGGCCCGTGGGAGGAGATCGCGGGCGTCGACGCGAACGGCGTCGGAGCGTGGAAGCCGAGCCGCGTCTACGTCAAGGGCGACACCGTGACCCACGAGGGCACGACGTACACCGCGAAGTGGTGGACGCGGAACCAGGAGCCCGGTGACCGCTGGGGCCCGTGGGCGGCACAGTCCTGA
- a CDS encoding MarR family winged helix-turn-helix transcriptional regulator, giving the protein MAGHPILDDAEHDAWDAFVTMRKALDRVLAAGMRDDGDLSEAEFQALAALHAATDRALRTGELAAELCWERSRVSHLTRRMADRGLVERTERADDARGTWIVLTNPGRRALLRTVRGHTELLREVVFEPLGPEGLARLEAVSRTIAQAVERSGRAPGAGCDGAATPARRRAAS; this is encoded by the coding sequence ATGGCGGGACACCCGATCCTCGACGATGCCGAGCACGACGCGTGGGACGCCTTCGTGACGATGCGCAAGGCGCTCGACCGCGTGCTCGCCGCCGGGATGCGCGACGACGGCGACCTCTCCGAGGCCGAGTTCCAGGCACTCGCGGCGCTGCACGCCGCGACGGACCGCGCCCTGCGCACGGGCGAGCTCGCCGCGGAGCTGTGCTGGGAGCGCAGCCGCGTCTCGCACCTCACGCGCCGCATGGCCGACCGCGGCCTCGTCGAGCGGACCGAGCGCGCCGACGACGCGCGCGGCACGTGGATCGTCCTCACCAACCCCGGCCGCCGCGCCCTCCTGCGCACCGTGCGCGGGCACACCGAGCTGCTGCGCGAGGTCGTCTTCGAGCCCCTCGGGCCCGAAGGCCTGGCCCGGCTCGAGGCGGTGTCGCGCACCATCGCGCAGGCGGTCGAACGCTCGGGCCGGGCCCCCGGTGCCGGGTGCGACGGGGCCGCCACGCCCGCGCGTCGTCGGGCCGCGTCGTGA
- a CDS encoding YchJ family protein, which produces MPDDARCPCQSGDAYGSCCGRYHAGARPGAEGTAPGPHAPTAEALMRSRYSAFADGDSRYLLATWHPSTRPEVLDLDDDLEWRRLDVLRTEAGGPFDATGVVEFVAHHRSRTDRAERGRLHEVSRFVREGGRWSYVDGAAG; this is translated from the coding sequence CTGCCCGACGACGCGCGGTGCCCCTGCCAGTCCGGCGACGCCTACGGGTCGTGCTGCGGGAGGTACCACGCGGGAGCGCGCCCCGGGGCGGAGGGCACCGCCCCGGGGCCGCACGCCCCGACGGCCGAGGCGCTCATGCGCTCGCGCTACAGCGCGTTCGCCGACGGGGACTCCCGCTACCTGCTCGCGACGTGGCACCCGTCGACCCGCCCCGAGGTGCTCGACCTCGACGACGACCTCGAGTGGCGCCGCCTCGACGTGCTGCGCACCGAGGCCGGCGGGCCGTTCGACGCCACGGGCGTCGTCGAGTTCGTCGCGCACCACCGGTCGCGCACGGACCGCGCCGAGCGCGGTCGGCTCCACGAGGTCAGCCGGTTCGTCCGCGAGGGAGGCCGCTGGTCGTACGTGGACGGCGCGGCCGGGTAG
- a CDS encoding GlxA family transcriptional regulator, with product MDARRVAVVGYPGSELLDVSCVTSTLAMANRLGAAPAYDVVLLTPAGGPVVCDSGLTLEAQGSLQRWTRPLDTLVVAGGLGHTAAGTDPLVVAHVRRLAGLSRRVASVCTGSTVLAACGLLDGRRATTHWHYADQLARDFPAVHVDPAPIYVRDGDVYTSAGVTSGLDLTLALVEEDHGPDLARRVARVLVTYLQRPGNQAQMSMFTAGRQVRDAVVRDVVDHVTSRPDADLSLGALADHAGVSPRQLSRLFVRHTGRTPARYVRRARTEAAAHLLVTTDRTVAAIARECGLGTAEALRQAFSSEYGQPPSQYRAVQRRQA from the coding sequence ATGGACGCACGACGGGTCGCCGTGGTGGGCTACCCCGGCTCGGAGCTGCTCGACGTCTCCTGCGTCACGTCGACGCTGGCGATGGCGAACCGGCTCGGCGCGGCGCCCGCGTACGACGTCGTCCTGCTCACCCCCGCCGGGGGCCCGGTCGTGTGCGACTCCGGGCTGACCCTCGAGGCGCAGGGCTCGTTGCAGCGGTGGACCCGACCGCTCGACACCCTCGTCGTGGCCGGCGGGCTCGGGCACACGGCCGCGGGGACGGACCCGCTCGTCGTCGCCCACGTGCGCCGCCTCGCGGGCCTGAGCCGCAGGGTCGCCTCCGTCTGCACCGGGTCGACCGTCCTCGCCGCGTGCGGCCTGCTGGACGGGCGCCGCGCCACCACGCACTGGCACTACGCGGACCAGCTCGCCCGTGACTTCCCCGCGGTGCACGTGGACCCGGCGCCGATCTACGTCCGCGACGGCGACGTCTACACCTCGGCGGGGGTGACGAGCGGGCTCGACCTCACGCTCGCGCTCGTCGAGGAGGACCACGGTCCCGATCTCGCGCGGCGCGTCGCCCGCGTGCTCGTCACCTACCTCCAGCGTCCCGGGAACCAGGCGCAGATGAGCATGTTCACGGCCGGTCGCCAGGTGCGCGACGCCGTCGTGCGGGACGTCGTGGACCACGTCACGTCACGGCCCGACGCCGACCTGAGCCTGGGCGCCCTGGCCGACCACGCGGGGGTGAGCCCGCGCCAGCTCAGCCGCCTGTTCGTCCGGCACACGGGACGCACGCCCGCGCGCTACGTCCGGCGGGCCCGCACCGAGGCGGCCGCCCACCTGCTCGTGACGACGGACCGGACGGTGGCCGCCATCGCGCGCGAGTGCGGGCTCGGGACGGCCGAGGCGCTCCGCCAGGCGTTCTCGTCGGAGTACGGGCAGCCGCCGTCGCAGTACCGGGCGGTGCAGCGCCGCCAGGCCTGA
- a CDS encoding NADPH-dependent FMN reductase, whose amino-acid sequence MTSTPRIAVLVGSTRTGRKSASVATWVLDRAVQRADATFGLVDLADHPLPHLDEALPPRMQQYENPLVWEWSRVIDGYDGYVVVTPEYNRAPAAVLKNALDWLYHEWADKSVGFVGYGVQGGARAVEQLRLVAGELQLADVRTQVGLSLFDDFEEYTRLAPRERHERDLDQLLDELVAWSGALRSVREHKAVAAAA is encoded by the coding sequence ATGACCTCGACCCCGCGCATCGCCGTCCTCGTCGGCAGCACGCGCACCGGGCGCAAGAGCGCGAGCGTCGCGACGTGGGTGCTCGACCGTGCCGTGCAGCGCGCCGACGCCACGTTCGGTCTCGTCGACCTCGCCGACCACCCGCTGCCGCACCTCGACGAGGCGCTCCCGCCGCGGATGCAGCAGTACGAGAACCCGCTCGTGTGGGAGTGGTCCCGCGTGATCGACGGCTACGACGGCTACGTCGTCGTGACCCCCGAGTACAACCGCGCGCCCGCTGCGGTGCTGAAGAACGCGCTCGACTGGCTGTACCACGAGTGGGCGGACAAGTCCGTCGGCTTCGTCGGGTACGGCGTCCAGGGCGGCGCCCGCGCCGTCGAGCAGCTCCGCCTCGTCGCGGGCGAGCTCCAGCTCGCCGACGTGCGTACCCAGGTGGGGCTGTCGCTCTTCGACGACTTCGAGGAGTACACCCGCCTCGCGCCCCGCGAGCGGCACGAGCGCGACCTCGACCAGCTGCTCGACGAGCTCGTGGCCTGGAGCGGAGCCCTGCGCTCCGTGCGCGAGCACAAGGCCGTCGCCGCGGCAGCCTGA
- a CDS encoding VanZ family protein — MRLLTWTFAAYLAAVGVVTLWPSPQSTAAPGWATATLDVLHGLGVPMTLAVLEASANVVMFLPFGVLGLPLLRGRAARRGARVPGPWRGVGIVTLAGGVLSAAIELTQNLLPGRVPTVQDVVLNTLGALVGALAVAAVLALRGRRRAVRSGTA; from the coding sequence ATGCGCCTCCTGACCTGGACGTTCGCGGCCTATCTCGCCGCCGTGGGCGTGGTCACGCTGTGGCCGTCGCCGCAGTCGACCGCCGCGCCCGGCTGGGCGACCGCGACCCTCGACGTCCTGCACGGGCTCGGCGTCCCGATGACGCTCGCGGTGCTGGAGGCGTCGGCGAACGTCGTCATGTTCCTCCCGTTCGGGGTGCTCGGGCTGCCGCTGCTCCGGGGCCGCGCGGCGCGGCGCGGGGCGCGCGTGCCCGGCCCGTGGCGCGGCGTCGGGATCGTCACGCTCGCCGGAGGCGTGCTGTCCGCGGCGATCGAGCTGACGCAGAACCTGCTGCCCGGCCGTGTCCCGACCGTCCAGGACGTCGTCCTCAACACGCTCGGCGCGCTCGTGGGCGCGCTGGCCGTGGCCGCCGTGCTCGCGCTCCGGGGCCGTCGCCGGGCCGTGCGGTCCGGGACGGCCTGA